GTGTTAAGGTGAAGCTCCAGCTAGGTTGTGAAAATTTGGGTATTAATTTGTGCATTTGTAGTTCATTCACCTCCATGTGTAGTGTTTGGGTTTGATACCACATCCTTTTTTTCTTTCTTCAAATGTCCTTCCTTACTATGCTGTTGCTGGTTGGAATGTGTTCTGGTATAATTGTCTGTGGTAGTGTTAAGATGAGGCTCTAGAAGTTAGGTTGTGAAAATTTGGGTATAAATTTGTGCATTTGTAGTTCATTCACATCCTTGTTCAAGTTGGGTATTAGTTTGTGCATTTGTAATTCATTCACATCCTTGTTTAAGTTCGATTCAGAAACGAACCGGCACCGTAATGATATATGTATGGACATGTGTGTCTGATGCTTTGATTTTGATTTGTTCTTGGACAGACATTTCCATGCCCTGAAGAATGTAATGCAGAAGACTTTGATACCAAGGACAAACTTCTTCAACACATAAGGTTGTTCCACACCTCGCCTGATGCTCCAAAATGCTGCTACCTGTGTGGAAAAATGTTTGGTAATAACCGCTCCGGCTTGGAAAATCATGGAAAAACAAAACACAGAGAGCATTATGAGGTTTGCTGTGAATGGCCCTTTTGCAGACAAGTTTAATTTCATGTATGAGTAAGGATATTGTGGTAATGATATTGTAGAAGGAAGTTGTATTCACCCTATTTCCCTTTTGCTTTGCACAGGCAAGTGTTTATGCTGAGATCACAGCTCAAAAACCACTTAATTTTGTGCAAACAAATTTACAAAAGAAACAAGCTTCTCATCAATAACCCAGAAGAGCATAATGAAGTGAATGAAGAGAATGGAGTGAATGAAGAGAATGCAGTGAATGCAGGGAATGAAGTGAATGCAGTGAATGCAGACCAAGGTTGAGCTGAATATTATGTCTGGAAGGATTTGTGTGCAAATAATGTTCATATGAAGTTTGAGACTCTGTTAGTTGTTCTTCTTTTGGATTCAGTTCGCAATTATAGATATTATCTGTTTGTTGTAGTTACTCTTGACAGCTTATGAGCCCTTTTCCGGCCTATTTCTGATTTTATGTTCATAAATAGCTGGTATAGGCATCTGCAGAATATGAGCTATAATGAGCAATACTAATCAAAACAGGAATTTTAAGATGGGTTTATGTTACTGATTCAGAGCTAAAGAAATTATGAAAGTCTCAAGAGCATCGAAACTTGCTATACAAGGAACATGAGTAGGACTGATATAAAGCTACTAATTCCCCCCCACCCCCCTCTTTACCGCTTTACCGGAGTTCATCTCCCCCTTCCCTCCCCCATCTGTGGCTGGCCGGAATTCTTTCTTCTCAGCTTGGTGGAAGTAATCAACCCTCTCCTATCCAATCACCACGACCTCTCTCTACATCATAATTAAATGATTCAAATCCCTCAGGCCTCATCCATATTGTCTCATTAACCGACTCCCAGAAGAACATTAATCCCAGATCTCAAGCTATGTGGTACACATCCTGAGACAGTATAACATATATGCCTTGTTCTTGTGTCATTGGACCACCATGGCTTGGTTCTCCCACCCTCTCAGCTATGTTGTGAATCTGCAATCCTTCACTTCTCTCCACGACTGGATTGTTTCTATGTTTGGAAATCCAAATATCCTCACTGAAACTAATCCTCATCTTGCAACACATGTGGTCTACTTGCTATGGACAATTTGGAAGCATCGGTGTGACTGCGTGTTCAATAATACAAAGCCAAATCCAATTGCAGTCTCTTCCAATGCCTTTGCTGCTTCATCTGAATTCTTAGCGGTCCCTCCAAACCTGCAGCCTCCCAAGCATTCTACTACAACTCCAAGGATCTGGACTAAACCTTAGACTGGTACAATCAAGATTAATACCGACTTTCATTACCAAAAAAAAAAAAAGACCTGCACTTCAAAGAGGCGTGATCAGCTGATCGGTTCTGTTTCCCCTTACAGTTTTGGTCGTGAATTACTTTCTTATTTCTAGTTCATGGGTTTGTTTCTCATTTTAGGGTCACTGATTATTATTCTGATTTAAATGTGAAAGATTGATTTGTGCTTAGTACATTGTTTCCACCATTATTTTGGTACTGTACTGGATGTGGTTAGTTTTGCTGCTTTTGCATGCTTTTTTCTAAAGCCATGCTATTTATACATGGCAAATAGTTGAGATTTATCTGGTTCACAATTAACATCTCAAGTATTATTAATTCTCTCGTTTTTGTTTTCATTTTTAGTGTGACTACATGTGGCTACATTCTTCTGCAACTGATGAAGCTTTCTACGAAAGAATCAGAAGATCCCATTTACCATGTTCTGTTGTGCCATTCAAACAAGTATGGAATCTAAAGTTCATATATGTGTTATGATCACATAGTAGATTCAAATTCTTTTATAGTTTATGATAGTATCTTGGGATTGTCACTCGTTTTCTGCTGGAATTGCGGCAATTGTGCGGGATAGTTCTGGCCATGTAATTGGCGGCTCTTCTTCGAACACTTTGGCATCTTCTTCTCTGGCAGCAGAAGCTCAAGCAATTGCGCAGGCTCTCTCTCTCTCTCTCTCTCTCTCTCTCTCTCTCTGATTTGTTGATCTTGATTTCGGCCCTTTTGAATTTCTTCGGTAGACTGGTCGGCGTTGCAGACTTTGAATGAAATCAGAGGCTCAAGTCGACTTTTCCATCGTATTCATAAATAGCTTTTATACATTACCTCAAGTGCCTTCAACACAAACAAAAACGCCAGCATTAGCACCCAATTAACAGAAACCCCCACCTACATGAACAATTCATCTGATTATGGCCCATATTATCCTAACATCAATTCCTGGTTCACTAAACCTTAGAAAGTGAACCAAAAGCTCTCACTCCAGCACTTTTTAAAATGGAGGTCATACTCAAAATGAAAAGAAATATATTACAGAAACCCGAAATTTATCTGAGTTTAATCTGGAAAGTGAATAAGTGATGAAATGCTTTCAATCACACGAGTCAAGTACAGGTAAGGATGAATAGAATATATTTTTGAAGTTATCTCTTTTTCAGAAAACATTTGAGATCAGAAGGAAGAAAAATTTGCAATGCTGAAAATCTCAAAGAGCAAAAACAGTAAAGGGTGTATACCTGAATATCAAAAAGTAGCTTAGCTAGTTCGAAAACATGCGACGAATAGAACAGCAGATGACACAGAAACTGAAGCATAAGCCATGCAAAGCCAAAGAGCAAACCTGCCCCAAGAGGCCAAGATCAGTTCAGCAAATCCTAAGATTATCAACATGAAAGTTATATTTCCTAAATCCAGCCACGGGATCAAGAAGAAGCAGATTATAATGTCATACGGACCCTTTACCGTCAAAATACCACTTCAAGCTGCTTTCAGAAAAAGCACCACTTCAATCAAATTTTCAAGCCTTTTAAGTGCAACACCTCCTCATCCCTACGCAAAAAAAAAAAAAACATTCACAGTTCAATCGCAGAGTCGTAGCTTGCTTGTTTAGTAAAAGCACAATTGAAATATAAATGAAAATTATAGAAACAGATAATTGGGATGAAGATCAATTGGTCATAAAGAAACTATATACCTGGTCTGTTTTCAGACTTGTATCTACAGTCGTTGGACTTGTTTCAATTTTCCTTGGAGATTGTTCCTATTAGAAGCAATGATGTCACATATCAAACTCAAGCACAGAGTCATAGCTCAGTTGGTATAAACTTGAAATCAACGTAAAGTACTGGAACTCATAAAAACTTAAGATTGTAATAAAGGTTGAAAAATCAAAACCAAAAATAAATAAATAAATAAGAACTTTGTATGGTCCCATTTACCTGGTCTCTTTTGTGATTTGTTTCTATAGGCAGTGGACTTGTGTCCACATTCACAAAAGATTGTTCCTATTTGAACCAATGATACATGTCACTGATCTATTACAAAGCAGTAGCTAGCTTTACTTGGTAAAAGCTTAATATTGAAAAATAAATTGAAAGCTTCAAATTTTGCATATATTTACTTCAGTTGTTACATTTAGCTATTTAAAACATTCATGGGTCTTCTTTGCCAAGCAGTGAGAATTAGGGGAGCATGACTGGGGATAAATAAAAAAATTAAAACAATGACTTAAATACAGCTTTGGATATTCCAAGTTGACACCCATTTTAGACTGGGAATGCATGAACACTAGTTCGATTTGGTTGTTTTTTATCAAACAATATTTGCTGAATCTGGAGACTGAAGTCCAAACTTTCCACTCTGAATCTGCCTTTCTATGGTTTACCTCGCCATCCTAATTCACCCCAAAAGAAATTACTTCCCTAGATTCCTAGTTGCATTTGCTTAAAAGTCACATGGAAACAAATAGGATGCTTCAATTTGGTGAATGGATAATGGTCCTCTGAATCTATCTGTAACGTGACCAACAACATAATAAATACAAACAGAGTCCAAGTTACAATATTCCAATTGAATATAGGGATTAGCCAAAGTGATGCTATAGTAGAATTTTTTACTTTTTTGGTCAAGGAAATTCTTTTGTCATAGCCAACTCATGAGTAACATGAATGCTATTCATGAATCATTTGAGGCAATTAGATTGCAAAACAGACATCACAAACAATGATGATTTCTCATTGTTTGTGGGTCTACATTTTAATAACAACAAACTTTTATGCCCACAAAAAAGGACAACAACAGCATACCTGAACAGCAGCCTGTCAGCCTGTGAGAAAGTTCTAGAGCTTGCAGTAACAATTACTATGAACTGCAACATTGAAGGCACATGCATATCATTAGTTTCTTGCTTATCGATCCAAACAGGAACTATAAAATGCTTTACAATGAGATCAATTTAAGATGGATACCTGCAATGACGACATCACGCCTTGAACTCAATCCTATAACCATAAAGCTACTTCGAAAAATCACCTTTGCTTGGTGTAAGGATGGTGGGTCTGACTAGATGGGCGTATAAAGCTTTTGCATTAGGAGCGTTCTGGCTCCATCTGATCTTTTTGCTGCAGCTGAATCTCTTTCTTCTCTTTCGTTCTGTGATTGAGATAGAGACATCAGGTGCTTGCATCCTTTGTTTGTCGTTTCCGTGCCTCTCTTTGGACCTGAGTGGGCTTGTCCATTTTAATGAGTTTATTTCCACCAAAAAAGAATTAAGGGAATAGAGCTTTAAGAATTAGCCTTATCTGAAAATGGCACGCATAAATCGAGAAAAAAAAAAAGTGTAATATATGCACATAAGTTAGGTTCCGTTCTAAATCAGTTGTGTAATGTGTAGATTATTTTTGTAAATCAGCCTCTCAACAGTAATCCAAAATGACGTACACTCTACAAAAAAATAGTTGGATGAATCCATATTAGTGGTTGCCTGGTGGTCTTTATCAGGGTCATGGCATTTGTGTTAGGCTTTGAAAAACATCGAGTTCCAATGTCATACACACCAAAATCATCAGGCCGCCAACTCCGTCCAGCGATAACCCATCTTCTATCAGCATCATGGTTGAAGTATATACAATTTGATCGACAACCCGGAAAATTTGAAGCCACCACAGATACTGATGAGTTATCCCCCAAAAAGAGGGCAAGATCACCTATGCTATTTTTCTCAATCCATTGACACTCATCAAAATTGAATTCGAAAACTGTGAATCCTTCTGTCTCACGGTTGAGAGTTTGGTCATACTCATCATCTGTATATGTAATATACCTTTGAACCAATAACAAGCCTTGCTCATTCAAATCCACCAGATATTTCTTCAATTCTTTCTCATTCCATATAAGTTCACCATAATCTTCAAAATCTTCTTTCTTCAATTTCACATTGGAGGGGTACTGTGCATGAGTATCTATAGATAATAGTTGGTTTGAAGTTTTAACAGCATAAAATCCATCTTCCAGTTGAGCAACTTCCTGATTATAATTCCGCCTTTGACAAGTTATGGCAGATTCATCAACGTACGTCCATCTCATATCTTTACTAAGATTAATAAAAGCCAACCGAAAAGCTGGTCTATACATGACCATAACAATGCAATCGTCTGCGTTTAATATCGGATCTGCTGAAATTATAGCCTTGTACACTTGATAGTTACCCCATGCATTTCCGCCAAGCCTTCTGATTATATCCAGCGGAGGTAGGTAAATGATTGAATTTTCTTTCTTTTTCCTACCTCTGACTCTAAAGAATGGATTGATTAGCCTCACAATGTTAAAGTGATCCAAAGCTATTAACCACCCTTTTGAAGAACCACAGTACCGGAGATTTGAAACACTTACCTGCAAATCAAGGACCTTACTGTTCATGATGTTGTATAAATTCCATGTATCTTTCCTGCCAGTATTGTTCTTATCTTTTTTTCCACCATGAATCAACAGCATCGGAGCAGTTTTCATCCTAGCCCATTTGGCTTTATTATGCTTCGTTACAGAATGCCATGACATACAAACCATGCTAAACTGCAAGTAGTCTGATGGTACCACTAGTCTCATCACAACAGAATCTAAAAGGTGTTTGGGTAGATTTTCCCAATCTACATGTGAAAACATACCTCGATCCAAATTTCGAATTGAATCTGAGCTGTTCTTGATTAGTGGTCAGTCTCCCTGTTTCATGCGGCACAGTGCAGCTAAAATCTCTATAACAATCTTGTTTCGTTTATGCCTTTTGAGGTGTTCTTGTTTCTAAACCTCACCCTTTCACCAGTATTCACCAGTATTTATAGTTTTTGTATACATCAAATTATTTTGAATCCCCCAAAAGATTAGGATTATTGATCAAAGAACCTATCTCCTCTGCAATTAGGAAAACAAACTCAATCCAGTTTCCTAGTCAAGATAGGAGTAAGAAAATGAGAGTTTCGTTATTCATGTACCCACAGACGGGTAAAGCCCATCAAACAGATCCCAGGCCAGCCCAAATTAAATTCAGCATGTTACGTTTGTCCCCCTTCACTTCCCTCCAAAACGCGCGTACCCAACACTCGCCCCTCAAATCTCCCAAACCCCGTAACCGTAGTTCTCACGCTCCTTCACCGACGTCCGTACATCCACCCCCGCCTATTCAGCCTCGGTTGCCAACTCTGCAATTACATGTTTATAGATCTCCGCCGACACCCGTTTACCGTCTCAGCCAGTAGCCTCTCTCTTCCTAAAAAGTCAGCATTAAAAAAAAATTAGTATAATAATCTCGCCTCCAAGATTCCAGTCATGCGAGGAAAACGATGGCGTCGATCACACTCAATTCCCTAGACCCAAAAAAAAAAAATCAGNNNNNNNNNNNNNNNNNNNNACACACCCCAGTATATAAACCTCCTCCTTACACAGCATATGCCAGTTCATTTAGTCCTTTTGAACTCTTACTCTGTCATTTTCTCTAGCGCTCTTTCTCTGCTAGATCTCTCCAAAGCTTCTATTTTCCACGCCGGGAAATGCTCCTCTGCGGGTTGAGATTCTGATCCGGATTTGTGCAATTCGGGCCGGATTGGATTGGGTTCTGAGAAATGGAAGGCGGAGACGGGACGATGCGGCTCGGGGCTCTTAACTTGAAGGCGGATCGGGTGAGGTTCGATTCGAGTCCTGATGTGTCGGTTTCGTCGCCGGTGACGAAGCAGAAGGCCGCCGCGGCTAAGCAGTTCATTGAGAATCACTACAAGAACTATCTACAGGGACTGCAGGATCGCCAAGAGAGGTAGTCAATTTGGATTTGGCTTTTATTTACAGTTAGACAGTGAATTTGATTCCGTGCTCAATTTCTGGTGCAATTTGATTAATTTGTACTTCTGTAGTAGATATGAGCATTATTATTGCTAACATTATTATTGCTGGTTCGACTATGGTTCCACATTTAGGGTTCAATGTCAGTAGGTAGCTTTAAGTATTATTAAGTATAATTGTATAGTTCAACAATAATCAAGATCCTCATTTCCAACTACCCTACGGGCTTCATTTGGCTTGGGACAACTTTCTGTATATCTTGGAAAGAGAGAGCACATTGTAACTCGATACATGTTTTCCTGTTTTAGGCGTCGAGAACTTCAAAGGAAAGTACAAGAAGATCAGGTACCGGCTGAGGAACAAGAAGAGATGATGAGGAATTTAGCACGCCGAGAAACAGAATATATGAGACTCCAGAGACGGAAGATTGGAATTGATGATTTTGAGCAATTAACTGTAATTGGAAAAGGTGCATTTGGCGAGGTAAATGAAAACATTTGAAATATTACATCTCATTCAGTTGTTTTGAAACTATTTCATGATACATCTCATTCAGTTGTTTTTATTCAGTTGAAATAGCTCTTGTATTTTGTTTTATAGCAATGTGGCGGCCTTTGATTTAGTAATATTTCATATTTGCATCTTGGGATTTTTAATAATATGCTTTGATTTGTTTTGGTTGTGTTGATCATATAACATTTGTTTTCACACCATTCTATAATTTTTTTTTTTTAAACAAACACAGGTACGGTTATGCCGTGCAAAAGGTACTGGAGAGATTTACGCTATGAAGAAATTGAAGAAATCAGAAATGCTTAGCCGTGGACAGGTGACAATATTCTAAATTAGCACTGTCTACTTCTTAAATTTTTTGACGCTGATGTATATAAGAAGTTTCTAATAAAGTAAACTTAGCATGATATGGTGTCCTAATACTACCCAAAGCAATGATTTTACACCATGATGATATGTTGTTAATAGTTCTTCATTTCCATGTTCCAGGTTGAACATGTGCGTTCTGAGAGAAATTTGCTTGCTGAAGTTGATAGTCGGTGTATTGTAAAACTTTATTATTCATTTCAAGATTCTGATTTCTTATACCTTATCATGGAGTATTTACCTGGTGGTGACATTATGACATTATTGATGAGAGAAGATACTCTTTCTGAAGATGTTGCACGTTTTTACATGGGAGAGAGTATTCTTGCTATTCACTCAATCCATCAACACAACTATGTTCATAGGTACGACTCTTGTGTAAATGAATATTGAATGAGTTTGTCCTCTTTCTTGCTTCTATAGTATCTTTAGTTCCACCTGGAGTGATTGCATGTGATACACAATTAAGTTTCATTGCTTGTTCTTGTCATGAAATACACAGACAAACAAGAGGCACACACTAACAATAAGGTCATTTCTAGGTGCAAGTTTTCTTGTTTACACTTGCTGCTAATCTGATTCTTCTTACAGGGACATAAAACCAGACAATTTGATACTGGATAAAACTGGCCATTTGAAGCTTTCAGATTTTGGCTTGTGTAAACCTCTGGATGACAAGTATTCTACACTATTGGAAAATGACGATTTAACCTCCCAAGAATGCATAGCTGAAACTGAAGGACAATCTGGCTGTGATAAGGTTCCTTGGTTGATGCCAAAAGAACAATTACAACAATGGAAACGTAATCGGCGTGCCTTGGTAATTTTCTATCCACTTTCATATCAAATTTCATCTCCAAATTCTGATTCAAAATCTTAGATACAGTATTCAGACATATCAAGCCGTGGTGAAAAACTAAGGAAATTTTTGGCATCTTTCAATTTTTTATAGTTATTTGTATTGTTAATGTATAGATGTATTGAGGTCCTAAGAACATCCAGTTCTGCAGGCTTATTCAACTGTTGGAACTCTTGACTACATGGCTCCTGAGGTTTTGCTGAAGAAAGGATATGGCATGGAGTGTGATTGGTGGTCACTAGGAGCAATCATGTACGAAATGCTAGTAGGCTATCCTCCATTCTGCTCTGATGACCCAAGGATCACATGCCGCAAGGTATTACAATGATTGTCTCAGCTGTATCATTTGTTCCATAACAATGATTATCTTAGCTGTATGCCTGTATCATATGTTGCTTTATAATTGCAGAGTTTACAACATTACTGTTCTCCTTGTAGATAATCAATTGGAGAACATGCCTGAAGTTTCCCGATGAGCCAAAGATATCAGACGAGGCGAGGGATTTGATTTGTCACTTGTTATGTGATGTTGAAACGAGGCTTGGGACACATGGAGTAGAAGAAATTAAGGTAACAATGTGTGAAAGAAGAACTTCGTTATCTATTAGTTAAGTATCAACTCAAGCTTCAGAAAAATGCTGCTTTTAGAAATAGGTTATGCGCAAATAACTAATGTAATTTACTGCTGTTATCTTCATATATTAGTAAAGAGCAGATGCTGATCCTCCTACTGTTTAAGTTGCAAATAACCAGATGCCTGTTCTAAATT
The window above is part of the Fragaria vesca subsp. vesca linkage group LG2, FraVesHawaii_1.0, whole genome shotgun sequence genome. Proteins encoded here:
- the LOC101290729 gene encoding uncharacterized protein LOC101290729, producing the protein MKTAPMLLIHGGKKDKNNTGRKDTWNLYNIMNSKVLDLQVSVSNLRYCGSSKGWLIALDHFNIVRLINPFFRVRGRKKKENSIIYLPPLDIIRRLGGNAWGNYQVYKAIISADPILNADDCIVMVMYRPAFRLAFINLSKDMRWTYVDESAITCQRRNYNQEVAQLEDGFYAVKTSNQLLSIDTHAQYPSNVKLKKEDFEDYGELIWNEKELKKYLVDLNEQGLLLVQRYITYTDDEYDQTLNRETEGFTVFEFNFDECQWIEKNSIGDLALFLGDNSSVSVVASNFPGCRSNCIYFNHDADRRWVIAGRSWRPDDFGVYDIGTRCFSKPNTNAMTLIKTTRQPLIWIHPTIFL
- the LOC101303384 gene encoding serine/threonine-protein kinase tricorner-like; this translates as MEGGDGTMRLGALNLKADRVRFDSSPDVSVSSPVTKQKAAAAKQFIENHYKNYLQGLQDRQERRRELQRKVQEDQVPAEEQEEMMRNLARRETEYMRLQRRKIGIDDFEQLTVIGKGAFGEVRLCRAKGTGEIYAMKKLKKSEMLSRGQVEHVRSERNLLAEVDSRCIVKLYYSFQDSDFLYLIMEYLPGGDIMTLLMREDTLSEDVARFYMGESILAIHSIHQHNYVHRDIKPDNLILDKTGHLKLSDFGLCKPLDDKYSTLLENDDLTSQECIAETEGQSGCDKVPWLMPKEQLQQWKRNRRALAYSTVGTLDYMAPEVLLKKGYGMECDWWSLGAIMYEMLVGYPPFCSDDPRITCRKIINWRTCLKFPDEPKISDEARDLICHLLCDVETRLGTHGVEEIKAHPWFRGTEWDRLYEMEAAYKPTVVGDLDTQNFEKFPDLEGPSATPTVGPWRKMLTSKDNNFIGYTFKKSDVLKSLESSGTDMRSNGSSKSPSLVSLLGRIDLQDSVIPEAEPKQEI